One segment of Brassica napus cultivar Da-Ae chromosome C3, Da-Ae, whole genome shotgun sequence DNA contains the following:
- the BNAA03G16910D gene encoding small polypeptide DEVIL 16: MAPEENSTCEPCKTFGQKCSHVVKKQRTKFYILRRCIAMLVCWRDNNHDRNDS, from the coding sequence ATGGCACCAGAGGAGAATAGCACGTGCGAGCCTTGCAAAACGTTCGGGCAAAAGTGCAGTCATGTCGTGAAGAAACAAAGAACCAAGTTTTATATTCTACGCCGTTGTATCGCTATGTTAGTCTGCTGGCGTGACAACAACCACGACCGCAACGACTCTTGA
- the LOC125584277 gene encoding peroxisomal trans-2-enoyl-CoA reductase-like, which yields MADLKDKVVLVTGASSGIGKEICLDLVKAGCKIIAAAHRVDRLNSLCSNINSFGSTGTQATALELDVASVQPPFEKRLRKLGKYLAYLQSDVGLIITLVHCETLFYLKKLARNLIGFVTSRFYYGHITIICFLK from the coding sequence ATGGCTGACCTCAAAGACAAAGTGGTTCTTGTGACAGGAGCTTCCTCTGGTATAGGAAAAGAGATCTGTCTTGATTTGGTCAAAGCTGGCTGTAAGATTATCGCAGCAGCACATCGTGTCGACCGCCTCAACTCTCTCTGCTCCAACATCAACAGCTTCGGTTCAACTGGAACCCAAGCCACAGCTCTCGAGCTAGACGTCGCATCGGTGCAGCCACCATTCGAAAAGCGGTTAAGGAAGCTTGGGAAGTATTTGGCCTATCTTCAGTCTGATGTTGGCCTTATCATTACTTTAGTACATTGTGAaacattgttttatttaaagaagTTGGCAAGGAATCTCATTGGGTTTGTTACTTCCAGATTCTACTACGGGCATATCACAATCATCTGTTTCCTCAAGTAA
- the LOC125584278 gene encoding RNA polymerase sigma factor sigF, chloroplastic-like translates to MYNTRTPLSMQQPIWSDQDTTFQEVTPDSGIETPAMSVGKQIMRNHVRNLFSVLSLSPKERRIIKLRFGIGGGKQRSLSEIGEIYGLSKERVRQLESRALYKLKQNMNSHGLSAYADFLV, encoded by the exons ATGTACAATACAAGAACACCTCTTTCAATGCAACAGCCCATTTGGTCTGATCAGGACACCACTTTTCAG GAAGTAACACCAGACAGTGGGATTGAAACACCAGCAATGAGCGTGGGGAAACAGATAATGAGGAACCATGTAAGGAATCTTTTCAGCGTACTGAGTCTGAGTCCAAAGGAGAGAAGGATCATCAAGCTGAGATTTGGGATTGGTGGTGGGAAACAGAGATCGTTGTCGGAGATAGGAGAAATTTATGGACTGTCTAAGGAGAGGGTAAGGCAGCTAGAGAGCAGGGCATTGTACAAGCTTAAGCAGAACATGAACAGCCATGGACTCAGTGCTTATGCTGATTTTCTTGTCTAG